A DNA window from Hordeum vulgare subsp. vulgare chromosome 1H, MorexV3_pseudomolecules_assembly, whole genome shotgun sequence contains the following coding sequences:
- the LOC123425549 gene encoding histidine--tRNA ligase, cytoplasmic encodes MATPAAAAAAAVTLAGKGAVLTPAAVYALSVGLAGPVIDASALQRLSNRAPSPQETPGSLRDLDLATHESRAAAAVLLNKLLLTANDSSSALVTVATANALAGSLELAAALPLATRDEAAVAAASAPVAVAFAALIDCCATPLARVADAVAALSCEAARGDATAFDVPASGDGLSDKDEADVGADIKMLLLGSKLVGNGGGASAAMFAKVPAVNGALRESVRALHKKVRVELNAPVKLGKRDASGTGEGKEEALMVLATQLARSLNAMCKQSVARARFCAGSVAEAELREKLAGGVNVDDLKGMLDKVMVDSDAVSVLRGVYNYLLKFRDFLAWEAAVAMAVIEMDSSIEKPQAAGKNEAGSSAEKAQAGGEKVKGDRKSKKKTLGKGTSAVLALLREHATDGKTIPCVNSALIADWGIELSLLFDPKCPKLEFLVEKIKEIVESNEVGRLPKIPKGTRDFGREQMAIRERAFSIITSVFKMHGGVALDTPVFELRETLMGKYGEDSKLVYDLADQGGELCSLRYDLTVPFARYVAMNNISAIKRYQIAKVYRRDNPSKGRYREFYQCDFDIAGVYEPMEPDFEVVKVLTELLDKLDIGVYEIKLNHRKLLDGMLEICGVPAEKFRTVCSSIDKLDKLTFEEVKKELVEEKGVSNETAENIGSLVKTRGPPLEVLLELRKEGSKFMENEGSVVALNELEILFKALEKANALDRISFDLSLARGLDYYTGVIYEAVFKGVTQVGSIAAGGRYDKLVGMFSNKQVPAVGVSLGIERVFAIMEQQEKEKNQVIRATETEVLVSILGKDLILAAELVNELWSAGIKAEFKLTTRVQNHIKYATQTGIPWMVLVGESELRDGKVKLKDITANQEEEVPRKDFVEVLKQRLSNP; translated from the exons ATGGCcactcccgccgccgccgccgccgccgccgtgacGCTCGCTGGCAAGGGCGCCGTGCTCACCCCCGCCGCCGTCTACGCGCTCTCCGTCGGCCTCGCCGGCCCCGTCATCGACGCCTCCGCGCTCCAGCGGCTCTCCAACCGCGCCCCCTCCCCGCAGGAGACCCCTGGGTCGCTCCGGGACCTGGATTTGGCGACGCACGAGTCCCGCGCGGCCGCGGCGGTGCTTCTCAACAAGCTCCTCCTCACAGCGAACGATTCCTCCTCCGCCCTCGTCACCGTCGCCACGGCCAACGCCCTCGCCGGGTCGCTCGAGCTCGCCGCGGCGCTGCCACTCGCCACCCGCGACGAGGCCGCCGTCGCCGCGGCGTCCGCGCCCGTGGCCGTCGCCTTCGCCGCCTTGATCGACTGCTGCGCCACCCCTCTTGCCCGCGTCGCCGACGCCGTCGCGGCGCTGTCATGCGAGGCCGCGCGAGGGGACGCCACGGCGTTCGACGTGCCCGCGTCCGGCGACGGCCTCTCCGACAAGGACGAGGCTGATGTGGGCGCTGATatcaagatgcttttattggggtcCAAGCTAGTGGGCAACGGTGGAGGCGCCTCTGCAGCCATGTTCGCCAAGGTGCCCGCCGTCAACGGGGCTCTCCGCGAGTCGGTGCGCGCTCTGCACAAGAAGGTGCGGGTCGAGCTCAACGCTCCCGTGAAGCTGGGGAAGAGGGATGCTAGTGGAACGGGTGAGGGAAAGGAGGAGGCGTTGATGGTCCTGGCGACACAGCTTGCTAGATCGTTGAATGCAATGTGCAAGCAGAGCGTCGCTCGGGCAAGGTTCTGTGCAGGGAGCGTTGCTGAGGCCGAGCTCCGGGAGAAGCTTGCCGGTGGCGTTAATGTTGATGATTTGAAGGGGATGCTCGATAAAGTTATGGTTGATTCGGACGCGGTGTCGGTATTGAGGGGGGTGTACAATTACTTGCTCaagtttagggacttccttgcatGGGAGGCAGCTGTGGCGATGGCTGTGATTGAAATGGACAGTTCAATTGAGAAGCCTCAAGCTGCTGGGAAGAATGAAGCTGGCAGTTCAGCGGAGAAGGCACAAGCTGGCGGGGAGAAAGTGAAGGGTGACAGGAAAAGCAAGAAGAAAACGTTGGGGAAGGGAACATCTGCTGTACTTGCTCTGCTTAGGGAGCATGCTACAGATGGAAAAACCATTCCTTGTGTGAATTCTGCGTTGATTGCAGATTGGGGAATTGAGCTGTCTCTGTTGTTTGATCCTAAGTGCCCCAAATTGGAGTTCCTTGTGGAGAAAATCAAGGAGATTGTGGAGAgcaatgaagtgggaagattgccaaaAATTCCCAAG GGAACACGTGACTTTGGGAGAGAGCAAATGGCCATAAGGGAGCGTGCGTTTTCAATAATTACAAGTGTATTTAAGATGCACGGTGGTGTTGCACTTGATACCCCTGTATTCGAGTTGAGAGAAACCTTGATGGGCAAATATGGTGAAGACTCGAAGTTGGTATATGACCTTGCTGATCAG GGCGGCGAGCTTTGTTCATTGCGCTATGATCTGACTGTTCCATTTGCCCGTTACGTTGCCATGAATAACATAAGTGCCATAAAGAGATACCAGATAGCCAAAGTATACAGGAGAGATAACCCATCAAAAGGAAGATATCGAGAATTCTACCAGTGTGACTTCGACATTGCCGGAGTATATGAGCCTATGGAACCAGATTTCGAGGTTGTCAAAGTGTTGACTGAATTACTGGATAAGTTGGATATTGGCGTCTATGAGATAAAGTTAAATCACAGAAAGTTACTTGATGGAATGTTGGAGATCTGTGGCGTGCCTGCTGAGAAATTCAGAACAGTTTGCTCAAGTATTGACAAGCTAGACAAACTAACCTTTGAAGAGGTGAAAAAAGAACTG GTGGAAGAGAAAGGTGTATCAAATGAAACCGCTGAAAATATTGGCAGTTTAGTGAAGACAAGAGGACCTCCACTAGAAGTTTTGCTAGAGTTGcgaaaggagggcagcaaattcatGGAGAACGAGGGATCTGTTGTTGCATTAAATGAGCTGGAGATATTATTCAAAGCTCTAGAAAAAGCAAATGCCCTTGACAGGATAAGTTTTGATTTAAGCCTTGCTAGAGGCCTTGATTACTACACAGGTGTGATATATGAAGCTGTGTTCAAGGGAGTCACACAG GTTGGCTCTATTGCTGCTGGTGGCAGGTACGACAAGCTTGTCGGCATGTTCAGCAACAAGCAAGTCCCTGCTGTTGGCGTCAGCCTTGGAATAGAAAGAGTCTTTGCAATCATGGAGCAAcaggagaaggaaaagaaccaG GTGATCCGGGCGACCGAGACGGAGGTTTTGGTGTCGATTCTGGGCAAGGACCTCATATTGGCCGCTGAGCTTGTGAACGAGCTGTGGAGTGCTGGGATAAAGGCAGAGTTCAAGCTCACCACCAGGGTGCAGAACCACATAAAGTACGCGACGCAGACGGGCATCCCGTGGATGGTGCTGGTCGGCGAGTCCGAGTTGAGGGATGGGAAGGTGAAGCTGAAGGACATCACGGCTAACCAGGAAGAGGAGGTTCCGAGGAAGGATTTCGTTGAGGTGCTGAAGCAGAGACTATCTAACCCCTAG
- the LOC123425559 gene encoding bifunctional protein FolD 2, with the protein MAQIIDGKAIAAEIRREIAAEVAALSSAHSIVPGLAVVIVGSRKDSQTYVQMKRKACAEVGIRSFDVDLPEDISEAALVAEVHRLNADPAVHGILVQLPLPKHINEEIILNQISIEKDVDGFHPLNIGKLAMKGRNPLFLPCTPKGCMELLSRSGVTVKGKHAVVVGRSNIVGLPVSLLLLKADATVSIVHSRTPNPETIVCQADIVIAAAGQAMMIKGDWIKPGAAVIDVGTNSIDDPTRKSGYRLVGDVDFAEASKVAGHLTPVPGGVGPMTVAMLLKNTVDGAQRGIVL; encoded by the exons ATGGCGCAAATCATCGACGGCAAGGCCATCGCCGCCGAAATCAGGCGCGAGATCGCCGCCGAGGTCGCCGCGCTCTCATCCGCCCACAGCATC GTGCCGGGGCTAGCGGTGGTGATCGTGGGGAGCAGGAAGGACTCGCAGACGTACGTGCAGATGAAGCGCAAGGCCTGCGCCGAGGTCGGCATCCGCTCCTTCGACGTCGACCTCCCCGAGGACATCTCCGAGGCCGCGCTCGTCGCCGAGGTCCACCGCCTCAACGCCGACCCCGCCGTCCACG GTATTCTTGTTCAGCTTCCATTGCCCAAGCATATCAACGAAGAAATTATATTAAACCAGATCTCCATTGAGAAAGATGTCGATGGTTTTCATCCTTTGAACATTGGCAAGCTCGCAATGAAAGGCAGAAATCCACTGTTCCTACCTTGTACCCCAAAG GGTTGCATGGAGCTCCTGTCACGCAGTGGAGTCACTGTAAAAGGAAAGCACGCAGTTGTGGTTGGGCGTAGCAACATCGTGGGTTTACCAGTATCCCTTCTCCTTCTGAAAGCAGACGCTACCGTGTCGATCGTGCATTCACGGACGCCAAATCCCGAAACGATTGTCTGTCAAGCAGACATTGTCATTGCAGCAGCAGGCCAGGCCATGATG ATCAAGGGAGACTGGATCAAACCAGGCGCGGCAGTCATCGATGTCGGTACAAACTCCATCGACGACCCTACCAGGAAGTCCGGGTACAGGCTCGTTGGCGATGTGGATTTCGCGGAGGCAAGCAAGGTCGCGGGTCACCTGACTCCGGTCCCTGGAGGCGTTGGGCCGATGACCGTGGCAATGTTGCTGAAGAACACGGTGGACGGCGCCCAGAGGGGTATAGTCTTGTAG